The following nucleotide sequence is from Fibrobacter succinogenes.
GCGATTACAATGCATGCTCCAGTGCGACAAGCTTGCTTCGCCGTTTGGGAATGAGGGCTGAATGGACCATGTATGGTAACGAGGCGGTTCTGCGCGTGAAAGAAGCGATAGAAAGGCATGAAAGCTATGGCGTTATTGTCGTTGATGATTTCATGATCGATTTGGATAGTGTCGAGGTGGTGCGCCAAATTCGTTCGATTCCGAATAACGATAATCCGATTATTCTCATGACGGCTTATGATTGGACGAACATTGAAAAAAACGCTCGTGAAGCCGGCGTGACCGATTTTATTAGTAAGCCCTTGTTCCTTTCTGAAATGCATGGAGTCTTGGGGCGTGCCATTGGTGTGCTGAAAGACGATGTAAAGACAGAAAACGAAAAGGAGGATGATTTCTCCGGAAAGAAAATACTCCTTGTCGAAGATAACGAACTGAATCGTGAAATTGCAGAGAATGTCCTAGAAGAAATGGGCTTTGTTGTGGATTATGCCGAAGACGGAAGCGTGGCTCTACAAAAGCTCTGTGCCGAAAAGCCTGGCTGCTATGACATGATTTTGATGGATGTGCAAATGCCAATTATGGATGGCCTTGAAACATCTCGCCGCATTAGGGATTTGCGCGATGAATATTTCCGGAATGTCCCGATTATTGCAATGACGGCCAATGCGTTTGAAGAAGACCGTAAAGCAGCACTCGATGCCGGCATGAACGAACATGTCGCGAAACCGATTGATATCGGTAAGTTCAGAAAAGTTCTAAAGAAATTTATTTAAGAAATTCCACGCAACCATAAACAGAAATAAGTTCTGGATTCTCTGGGTCGCGCCTATTCCAATTCTGTTGCACCTTGATTTTGCAGGGCCTCTTTTCACCCTTAATTCTCATATCGCTGTTGAAAATAAAGGCGTCGTTGTTGAGCTGCGGGTCATGCAATAGCTTGGCAAATTCATCCCAGTTGTCTCGTCCAAAAATATTCCAGAATTCGGGATTGTTCTCGGGTTCGACCATCGTTTTCGGGAAACTCAAATCCTTAGATTTTTTTGCACTGAGCTTGAGCATCGAGGGCTCGTAGGTGTACTCGAAAGTAACCCCGTTATGCAAAGATGCAAAGAACTTGCTTTTCTTGTGCTCGTTAATGTATTGCTCGTAAACGATATTGTCTGAATTGTCATCTTCGGTACTTTCGAAAATGGACCTTGCTATTTTTGCGAATTCAGCTTCGCTTAAATGGCTCATGCTGTTGTCGTTGATTTCTTGAGGTAGTCGGTCGGCAACATCGCCGAGGCATTCCAAAAGCAATGGATTGAACACTCCGCATTCGTTGTTGCGTATCATTTCGAGAGCTTTCTCGTGGGAGAATGCCTTCTTGTAGCAGCGTTCGCTAGTCAGTGCGTCGTAAACATCAGCGACAGAGACAACTTGCGCACTGATGGGAATTTCGTTTCCCTTGAGTCCGTCGGGGTAACCACGGCCATCCCAGCGTTCATGATGCCAGCGGCAAATATCGTAAGCATGCTTCATCAAAGGTTCTTTCTTGAAGAACTGGATGGCGTCAAGCATTTGGGCGCCATTCATGGAATGTTGCATCATGATTGCAAATTCTTCTTTTGTGAGTTTGCCGGGCTTGTTTAAAATTTCATCGGGAATCGTAATTTTGCCGATATCGTGCATCGAAGAGGCTGTAGCGATGGTGCTGATATCTTCTTCGGAAAGATTGTATTCTTTAGTGCGGTTGTTCAATGCGCGTAACAGAATGTCCGTAATCTTTTTGATATGCAAAACATGTTGGCCGCTTTCACCGTTACGGAATTCGACGATGTGACTCAAGATGGAAATGAGCATGTCGCTGTTTCGCGTTCTTTCGTAAATCTTGTCTGTTACGAGTTCCGAAAGGCGCATCTGTTTCACGTACAGCCCGATAGTATTGCGCACGCGGTTTTGAACAACCATCTGGTCGAACGGACGGTAGATAAAATCGGTAACGCCAAGTTCAAAAGCTTTTTCTACATGTGGACTTGATGTTTCTGCAGAAATCATCACGACCGGAGTGCCTTTGATCCATTCCTTTTCGTTCATGATTTCAAGAACTTCGAGTCCGTCTTTTCCTGGCATAACCATGTCTAACAAGACGAGCGTAATTTCCTTTGCCATCTTTTCGAGAATCTCGATGGCTTCGTCGCCGTCTTTTGCTTCGATGATATCATATTCGTCTGAAAGCAGGTCGGAAAGCACGACTCTGTTCATCGCGTCATCATCGACGATTAATATTTTAGCCCTCTCATTATTCATTGTCTTAATTCGTGTTGTGCGTTTGGAAAATCATAACGCTGTGTTACATTAATTTAAGAAAAAACGGCCCAAAGTGGTAACTGTAATACTATGAATTTATTGATATAGGCTTTTTTTTCGTTTTTTCCGCACTCTTATATTCCGGTTTAGAGTCGTTTGACTTCGGTTGACATTCTCCCGAACGTGAAATTCTCCTTGTTTTTCTACATTTTCTTTTTGAAATGTCGAAATCCGCAAATTATTTTCCCGCTATTGACGGCCTGCGCCTTCTTGCTAGTCTCAATATTGTTATGCTTCATTTGGGTAGTTCTAGTGCCCTTACGTACATGGCCGATTGCAAATGGGTGATGCCTATTATTTCGGCTCCGGCATTTGCGGCGGGAATTTTTTACGTGCTGGCAGGGTTCCTCTTTGCGAGCAAGTATAGCGACCCTGATCGCAGAATCCCTGTGATTCCGTTCATGTTTGGCCGCATTGCAAAACTGTACCGGTTGCATTTTTTCATGACGCTTCTGATGTTTGTGCTCGTCGTGTTCAAGATGAGCGGTTATACGCATTTCCCTGCGCTTTCTGAAATTGGCGATTGTGCATCGGCCGGGCTTTCTAAAATGTTCCATCCGTGGCGTAGCCTCTTGATGCACCTTACGCTCACGTGGTCTATCGCTCCCGATCTAGGCATGAAGTTGAATGAACCTTCTTGGTCCTTGACGAGCTTTTTCCTTTGCTATGCCATTACGCCTTGGTTTAGCCGTTGGCTGATTAAGCAGAACCGTCGTACGCTTTGGATGCTGTTTGGCGCTGTATTTATTCCGGGGATTCTTTGGGCGGTTGTTTACGGTAATTCCGGCAATCTTTGGTTCGACGGGTACGATGCAAAGTACCGGTTCTTCCACATGTTTGCGCCGGTGCGCGTTTTTGAATACTTGTTCGGTATGGTGCTCTATCGCCTTTACAACGAGGGCGTGTTCGATTTTCTCAAGAAGGATTTTATGAGTGGCATTGCGCAAGCACTTTTGCTCTTGGCGCTTTATGGGAGTCTTTTCCTCATGCGCGCTGATGCTAATCCTGGATACAATTACTTTATCCACCATAGCCTCCCGATTTTCATTTACGGCATGTTCGTGGTGAGTCTCCTTTCGGGCAAGGGCTTCTTGGCAAAGTTCTTCTGCATCCCGCTTGTGCGCCGAATTGGCCGCGCATCGTTCTATCCGTACTTGATCCATCTGCCTATCATTACGTTTGCATGGGGCATTTGCAATCTGAATCGCCCGAAGAATACCATCCTTTTGCTCATCTTCGTTTACACCGTCAGCACGCTATACATGGAATTTAAAGTCTGGCGCCGCAAGAAAGCAATTAGAACTTAGAGCTTAGAACTTAGAACATTCTCTGTTATCTTTAAGCAATTCTAAGCTCCGCCAACTAAGTTCTAAGAGCGAAGCGGGCTAAACAAGCAAAAATTCAAGTCTATATTCGTCTTTCCGAAAACAAGTCTCGAAAATAAGTGTATTTTATACTATAGGGCAACCGCTAATGGTTGTTTGGAAGGGATATTCTTGTCGGAGGAACTGCAAATCATGGACTGCCTTGAATCGTCAGACTTGACGCATGCGATTCTTTCTAGTGCAGGTCTCGGCTTGTGGACCATCGAACTTGACGATGGCAAGCCTCCTAGATTGTACGCAGACAAAGCATTCCTCCAAACTCTTGGTTTACCCGAAGAAACGCTCCCCGAAGATCTTTACAATTTATGGTGCAATAACATTGACCTCTCGTATTACGAGGCGTTTGCGGAATCTATCGAGCAAATGACTCGCGGTGAAATGTCTGAACTGGAGTACGCATGGAACCATGAGACGCGTGGGATTATCTACCTCAGAAGTCACGGTGGCCGAAATAAAGAATACACACGCGGTGTACGGCTAGAAGGGTGTTCTGAGGATGTTACCGACCAGATTGAGTTCAAGATGCACTTGCGTGAACTGGCTCAGTATTCCGATATTGCAAATACGCTTGGTGATGGCTTCGATAACATATACTATGTCGATACGAATGATAATTCTTTTATCGAATTTAACGCCCAAGGGGTTGTGAAAAATCTTGATGTCAAAACGTGCAACAATTTTTTTCAGGGATTTGAACAAGCATTAGAAAAAGTGGTTTATCGGGACGATTGGGATGCTGTCAAGGATTTTGTCAATAAAGAAAAACTCTTGAGCGGCCTGGAAAAAGATCGCGCCGTGTCTGTTGCTTTCCGTTTTTTCACTGATAATCGGTTGGTGTATTACCGTTTAAAGGCTGCGAAAACTCCCGATTCCGATAGCCATATTGTGGTGACTCTTGAAAACGTAGACGAAGAAGAAACCGCCAAGGCCGAACGCAAGGCTATTGCCGTTCGAGACATGGCTGTGATTTCGGGTTTGTCCGATGACTTTGGTTGCGTGGTCTACGTCGATTACGATACGCTTTCCGAAGCGCATTATCGCTTTGATCCAGTGTTCGAAAAATTTGTGCCGGGTTGGTCTAAAATTGATAATTTTGGGAAGCGTCTGGAACTCCTCGTCAATACGGTTGTGCACCCTAGCGACCGCGAAGCGTTCTGTGCGGCAACGGAACCTGCAAAAGTTCTCGAAATGGTCGAGCGCGAGCACATGTATTTCGTCAATTTCAGATTGCAAATCGATGGCGAAGATATTTACTACCAAATCAAGTTCGTAAAAGATGAAAATTCCAAGAATCACGTGATTGCGGGTTTCCATAGTGTCGATGCCGAAACAAAACGTGAAATGGCGAGTCTCGAAAAAGCGGAACTGGCAAACAAGGCAAAGAGTGCGTTCCTCTTTAACATGTCGCATGATATCCGCACACCGCTCAATGCGATGATTGGCTTTACCGACATGGCGGTGAAAAATATCGACGACAAGGCAAAGGCGCTTGATTGCTTGAGTAAATCTAAGCTTTCGAGTGAACATCTTTTGTCTCTGATTAATGACGTTTTGGACATGTCGCGCATTGAAAGCGGTAAGGTCGAGCTGGATTTGAACCCGGTTAATTTGGATGAAAACGGTGATGACATCGTTCCCATGCTGACGTCGCTTGCCGAAAAGAAAAATGTCCGATTTGAATTTGTGCGTCATGACGTCAAGAACCGCTATGTCTATGTGGATTTCTTGCGCATGAATCAGGTGGTTATCAACGTCGTTTCTAATGCTGTAAAATACACGCCATCGGGAGGCTCTGTTCTCGTTGACATTAGCGAAATTCCTTCAGACCGCGAAGGGTACGGGATGTACCAATTCATTATCCAGGATACTGGAATCGGTATGAGCCCGGAATACTTGCAACACCTCTTTGATGAATTTTCCCGTGAAAGAACATCTACGGTCAGTAAGCAGCAGGGAACAGGCCTTGGCCTTGCCATCACCAAGCGCATTGTCGATATGATGGAAGGCTCTATTAATGTAGAAAGCAAGGTGGGTGAAGGTTCCAAGTTTACGATTTGCATCCCCTTGCGTATTCAAGAAAATCCAGAAGCGGTAGAGCAGGTTCGCTTTGTGCATTCTGAACGCGAAATCATTTCGTTTGAAGGGTTCAGAGTCCTCGTTGTCGAAGACAATGAATTGAATCTCGAAATTTCGAGAGATGTTCTTGAAAGCGCTGGCATTGTTGTCGATTCGGCTGAAGACGGTTCCGTTGCCGTTGAGCGCTTAAAAGAAGTGGGCGCCGATTACTACGATTGCATTTTGATGGATATCCAGATGCCGGTAATGGATGGCTTCGAGGCGACACGAATTATCCGTAAAATGTTCCCGGATAAGCGAATCCCAATTATTGCACTTTCGGCCAATGCGTTTGACGAGGATCGTAGCAAGTCTGTTGATGCGGGAATGGACGGACACTTGGCAAAGCCCATCGTCATCGCTCAACTCGAAGACGCATTGAAGAAATTCTTGAGGAAATAAGAACCGACAGCCACTAGCCACTAACCACTAATCACTAATCACTAATCACTAACCACTGTCTACTGTCTACTTCCTACTGTCTACTTCCTACTACTCACTACCCGTCCAGCTGCTTAATCCCTTCCACGGCGGCTTTGTAATCCAATTCCACCTTTTCTAAAAGCGCGGGCGAATTAGCCGTAAATGCACCTGGTCGCAAATCTTCGGTAAGCTCACTGCTCGATGTTGAAAGCTTGTTCAAACCGAGGTTTGCTGCCACGCCCTTAAGCGTATGGGCTGCACGGAATGCCGTTTGCGAATCATTGCTCGCAAAGGCGTTCTTAAGCTCGGTTAAGCTTGGGTCGCTGAGGAACAGCTTCAAATATTTCACGACACGGGATTCCATGCGGAGTCTTTCAAGTACTTCGTCTAATGATTCGTCGATAGAGCTATAAAATTCAGAGAGAGTCATAACAAACATCCTTTTTTATTGTAATACATCAATATGTCCATACATCGACGTGAGCACGGGAACTTCGTTTTGGCCTTTGGTCCAAATCTGAAGGACCTTGACATTGCAAGGAGTGCTCTTTCCGTCAATGTTGAATGCCTGCTTGATTAAAGTAGGCTTTTCTTTTGGCGCGGTATGGCGCCTTAAAATCTTTTTGATTTTTTCCAGATTTTCGATAGCCGCTTTGCTTTGTTCTTTATCGTTAGGTCTATAATCGTCAATAATAGTTCTTGGCAACCCCAATTTTTGGGATGCTTTTGAAGAAAGTTTCATGACGCCTGGCGTATAGGAGTATTCAAAGAGAATCCCGTTCAACATGGATTCAAAGAAATGAGACTTTTTACGCTCGTCGATAAACTGCCTGAACACCTGATTGTAAATGGGGTGTTTGCTGTGGTTCATCATGGCGTCAGCGATGTAGAAGAAGTCCTTGTCTGCCTGCTTGCTCCAATCGAACGCCTGTAATGAAATCACGAGCTTGTCGGCGATGGCGTCGAAGCATTCTATCAAAAGCGGGTTGAATACGCCGCATTCGTTGTTGTGGATCATCTCGAGCGCCTTTTCGTGCGTGAAAGCTTTCTTGTAGCAGCGTTCGCTTGTAAGCGCGTCGTACACGTCCGCGATAGACACAATTTGGGCCGTTATAGGAATTTCATCCCCTTTGAGCCCATCGGGGTATCCATTGCCGTCCCAGCGTTCATGGTGCCAACGACAAATTTCGTAGGCGTACTTCATCAAGGGCTCGTCTTTTCCGACCGGAACTGCGTTGAGCATCTGGGCGCAGTTTATGGTATGCTCCTTCATGATTTCGAATTCTTCTTTCGTAAGCTTGCCGGGCTTGTTCAAAATTTCATCTGGAATCGTGATTTTCCCGATATCGTGCATGGACGAGGCCGTGCAGATAACGCCGATATCGTTCTTGTTGATATTGTATTTTGTGATATTGTATCTTTTGCACCGGCGCAAAAGTTCGCGCAAAAGCATTTCGGTAATCGTATTGATGTGCAGTACGTGCATCCCGCTTTCGCCATTGCGGAATTCCACGATATGGCTAAGCATAGTCACCATCATGCTGTTGTTGCGCGTTTTTTCATAAATCTGGTTTAAGACGAGGTCCGAAAGGCTCTTTTGTTTTTTGTAAAGGCGAATCGTGTTGTTCACTCGGTTCTTGAGCACCATTTCGTCGAACGGTCGCCCGATAAAATCCGTAACGCCGAGCATGTATGCGCCTTCTACGAGCGAATGTGCCGTTTCCGCAGAAATCATGATGACCGGTATTTCGTTAATCCAGCCATTTTTGTTCATGATGGTAAGCACTTCTATACCGTCTTTTTCGGGCATCACCATGTCGAGAAGTACAAGCGAAATTTCGGAGGTTTTTTCCCTGAGCAAAAGGAGTGCTTCGTTTCCGTTTTGGGCTTCTATGATATCGTATTTATTGCCGAGTATATCGGATAACAGGGCTCTGTTCATGGCCACATCATCAACAATCAGTATAAGAGGGCGCTTTTCATCCATAAACGCGATTCCTTTAAATCCCAAATACAATGCATATTAAATGTATATAATTTTTAATATTTTGCGTAAGAAAAATGTAACTTCGTCGAAATTATTGTTCGAGGTCACAAGCCAAATACTGTGCTAAAATGTTCAATATTGCCTTTTTTATTAAAATTGTATATGTTTTTGTAATATAAATGTAAGATTATTTGGCAGGATGTTTGCTTATGCGTGCAAAAATCTTCGTTTTTTTGCTTTTTTTGTTGCTAGGGGGGTATGCCTATGCGGGCCCACAAAAAATAAAAGTGGGCTTTTTCGCTAGTTCCGGTTACCACGAAATTTCCGATAATGGTGAAATTGAAGGATATGGTTATGAACTGTTCCGTCGCCTGTCCCGCTATGCCAATTTGAATTTTGAATATGTTTTCCGCAACAGAACTCGTGACGATATGTTGCGCATGCTCGAAAATGGCGAAATTGATGCCGTTGTGCCCGTGAATAAGACGAAAGAATTGGAAAACTTGTTCGCCTTCTCGTTGCCGGTAGGGCTAAATTCAGATTATATCGTTGTTCGTAAATCAGATTCGACGTTGCTGGATGAAATTGACTATGCGATTGACCAGATGGATTTGACAGAACCGAACTGGAAGAATCAGATGTATCGCAAGTATTTCGGAGACGATGTGCTGGATGTATCTGTGCTTACCGAGCGTGAACGCAAGTATTTGCAGGAGTTTCGCAGTGCAGACCGCATGCTCAAGGTGTCTGTTCGTAATGCTGTATTTCCGTATGCTTATGTCGATAATGGTATTCCGAAAGGAATTTTGTTAGACATCTTTGCCGAAATTGCGCTCCATAATGGTTTGAAATATGAATTTGTTGCTAATGACGATTCCAGAAAAACGGTGATTGTACTTGATGGCCGCTATAACATGGATGGCGGTGATGACTCGTGGGTGTTTACTCCGCAATATCTTCACGAACAAGTGCTAGCCGGTTACGATAGCTTGCTGTATGGAATGTGCATTGCTGTGCCGAGAAATTCCCCGCGTGAACTCGCTTCCATTTTGACGAAGGGCGTTTTAGCCCTATCTCCAAAGACCGTACGTTCAAAGGTGACAAAGTATGCCGGGTTCCGTATACCTAATTATTCGGGCGAATTGCTGCATAAGCATTCCCGCGTGGCGATTGTATTTGGATCGATCTTTGTGCTTTTGGGAATTGGCTTGATTGCATCTCTTGTGTTGCTTTCGTTTAGGCGTAAGCTGAAAACTCGACAAAATGAATTGACCTATAAACTGCGCGAAGCCAATGCGTTTGCCGCCGAAGCGAAAGAGGCAAAATCTAAATTCCTCCTCAATATGAGTCACGATATCCGCACTCCGATGAATGCGATTATTGGCTATGCGGATCGTGCCGAGCGCCATATCAAAAACACCGCCTATGTGCAGGATGCTCTGAAAAAAATCCACATGTCGGGAGGTTATTTACTACAGCTGATTGAAGAAGTACTTGATATGGCTAGAATCGAGTCTGGGCAGATGACGATCAAGGAACGTATGGTGAATTTGACCTCTTGCATGACTGATCTTTGCGAAAGTTTTGTCCCCATGATGACCCAAAAGAATCTTTCGTTTATTTGGGACTTTTCTGCGGTTAAGAATAAGTTTGTCATGGTCAACGTGAATAGCCTTCGCCAAATCATGTACAACATTATATCGAATGCCCAGAAGTTTACGACTTATGGTGGGCGTGTCGTTTTTGTCATCGATGAACTGCCTTGCCAAGTGGATGGCTATACGGTGTTTGACTTTGAAATTAGCGACAACGGGCTTGGTATGTCCAAGGCGTTTTTGGAGCATATTTTTGAAGAATTTGCGCGTGAACAAAATTCGACGCAAAGTAGGTTGCAGGGGACCGGGCTTGGCATGTCCATTGTAAAGCGGCTTGCCGATATTATCGGAGCCGAAATCAATATCCAAAGCGAAATTGGACTTGGAACGACTGTTCACGTGCGTACGCAGCTCAAGATTGCAACAGAAAAAGATGTCGCTTTAGATCGTGGCGAAAATAGCGCGCTCGATGATGACCATTTTTTGAAGGGCAAGCATGTCTTGCTTGTTGAGGATAACGAGTTCAATAGGGAAGTCGCCCAGGACTTTTTGCAAGATGCCGAAATGACTGTAGATATGGCTGAAAATGGACTCGAAGCTGTGACTCGGGTTCGTGAACATTCTCCAGATTTTTATGACTGCATTTTGATGGATGTGCAGATGCCGGTCATGGATGGCTATGAAGCGACAAAAGCCATTCGAAAGATTTATCCGGACACAAGAATTCCGATTATCGCATTGTCCGCAAATGCTTTTGAAGAGGATCGTCAGAAATCTCTTGCCGCTGGAATGGACGATCATTTGTCGAAACCCTTTGTGGTTGCGAAAGTTCTAGAGACGATGAACGCTCTAATGCAAAGAAAAGTTAACGTAACTTAGTGTGCAGGAACGTTTTAAGAACACTTTTTTGTGATTTCTCGCATTATGTCAATCCTTTTACATAATAAGGGTTGAAATTTTTTATAGTTTCAAACTATCTTTTACCTTGGATGGGTGAAATCTTTTTTTTAAAGGAATTCATATGAAGAATTTGGCAAAAGTTATGTTTGGCGTTGCTGCTGTCGCTGCAGTGACGGCTTCTGCTGGGCAGTATCCGTTCCCGCAGAACATGAAACATCCGCACGGCACGATCATTGAATATGCCGATACGGACATGATTAAGGAACATTATAAGCTGTGGAAGCAGGCCTGGTACCAGGCAAGCAATGGTTGGGTGCTCGCTCCGGAAGGAACTTGCTCTACCGTTTCTGAAGCTATTGCTTACGGTATGTTGATTTCCGTCTACATGGACGATCAGGATGTGTTCAAGAATCTTTATAAGACTTGGACGGGCAATTCTGTTAATGGTGGCGGTATGAACTGGCGTATCGGTTGCAGCGGTGGTACTGGTACCGCATCTGACGCTGACTTCGACGCCGCTCTCGCTCTCGTGATGGCTTCCAAGCAGTGGAATGACGATTCTTACCTCACTGCTGGTAAAAATCTCATTTCTTGGATTGCTTCCAACGATATCGCAAGCAACAAGATTAAGCCGGGTAACCAGTGGAATGATGGTTTCAACCCGAGTTATGCAACGACTGCCAACTTCAAGCTTTTCCAGGATGTTGCCGGTGGTTCTTGGTCTAGTGTTATTTCTCAGGCCTATACCGATTTGAACGCTTGCCAGAATTCTAAGACCGGTCTTGTTCCGGACTGGTGCGACTGGAATTCTCATGAACCGATTTTGACGTCCGCAGCCGTTTCTAACGATATCGGTTTCTACGATGACGCTGCCCGTACTCCGTGGCGTATGGCATGGGCTTACTATTGGTATGGTGATACCAAGGCTCAGGCTTTCAATAAGAAAGTGGTTGACTGGCTTATCCCGACAACCCGTACCGCAAGTGGTGTGAACTCCGGTTATGCTTGGGTTAAAAGCCAAAAAACTTATGAGGCGGATGAATCCGATATTCGCAACTTCGTTTCTTCTACGTTCTCCGGTGGTCTCGGCCTTGCCGCATCTTCTGTAGATGGTGAACAGGCTCAGACTTATCTTGGTACGGTTTACAAGGTTCTCAAGGAAAAGAAGAGCTGCTCAAAAGCTCAGGGTTGCGGCGAAGGCTCTGTCGAAGGTGAAAAGTACTATCCGGCTACCTTGAACATGCTTTACCTCCTCCTCGTGACGGGTAACATGCCGAACCTCTATAACTTGACTGGTTTTGATAAGTTCACACCGGATCCGTCCAAGGCTCCGTCTATCAAGGAAGGCGCTGGTGAACAGCAGGCGTTTGGCGATACGACTATTGGTGTTACTGGTCTCTGGAACTGGGGTGCATACCATGACAAACTCGGCATCGGTACCAAGATGATTCCGGATTCTGGTTCTTCTCCGCTTTACAAATTGGATGATGGTTCTATCATTGCCCGTGCTTCTATGAATATCGGCCCGGAACCGGAATGGACTCAGGCAAAGGCTGATGTTTGCAAGAACAGCCCGGCTCAGTGCGAGCTCAAGTATCCGTCTGCTGGTATCGCTGTTTCCTTCAAGAAGGACGAATGCAAGGAAGATGGTAGCTGCGGTGTTGACTTCAAGGCTCTTGGTATCAAGTATGTTCGCGTGACGGCTAAGACTTCTGGCCCGATCCGCATGGCAGTTCTCAATACCATCACGGATGAAAATGAAAAGAAAAAGGTTCCAAACGCTGGTGCCGGTTCTGAACCGGGTGTCTATGTTGACAATACCTCCGATTATGAGGCTGTTACTTATGACATGACTCCGTATGAATACGGCTTCAAGGGTTTGGGTGATGGCAAGGAAATCGCTATTCTTGATTGGGTTGACGGAAATGCTGCTCCGTTAGGCGAAGAGATTCTCACCTGCATCAAGGGCTTCAAGTGGGAAGTCAAGGATGCCAAGGGTGGCATTGGCGATATCTCTATCAAGGCTGTTGAATTCCTCGATGGAAGCAAGGCCGCTATTGATC
It contains:
- a CDS encoding HD-GYP domain-containing protein, producing the protein MNNERAKILIVDDDAMNRVVLSDLLSDEYDIIEAKDGDEAIEILEKMAKEITLVLLDMVMPGKDGLEVLEIMNEKEWIKGTPVVMISAETSSPHVEKAFELGVTDFIYRPFDQMVVQNRVRNTIGLYVKQMRLSELVTDKIYERTRNSDMLISILSHIVEFRNGESGQHVLHIKKITDILLRALNNRTKEYNLSEEDISTIATASSMHDIGKITIPDEILNKPGKLTKEEFAIMMQHSMNGAQMLDAIQFFKKEPLMKHAYDICRWHHERWDGRGYPDGLKGNEIPISAQVVSVADVYDALTSERCYKKAFSHEKALEMIRNNECGVFNPLLLECLGDVADRLPQEINDNSMSHLSEAEFAKIARSIFESTEDDNSDNIVYEQYINEHKKSKFFASLHNGVTFEYTYEPSMLKLSAKKSKDLSFPKTMVEPENNPEFWNIFGRDNWDEFAKLLHDPQLNNDAFIFNSDMRIKGEKRPCKIKVQQNWNRRDPENPELISVYGCVEFLK
- a CDS encoding acyltransferase, with protein sequence MSKSANYFPAIDGLRLLASLNIVMLHLGSSSALTYMADCKWVMPIISAPAFAAGIFYVLAGFLFASKYSDPDRRIPVIPFMFGRIAKLYRLHFFMTLLMFVLVVFKMSGYTHFPALSEIGDCASAGLSKMFHPWRSLLMHLTLTWSIAPDLGMKLNEPSWSLTSFFLCYAITPWFSRWLIKQNRRTLWMLFGAVFIPGILWAVVYGNSGNLWFDGYDAKYRFFHMFAPVRVFEYLFGMVLYRLYNEGVFDFLKKDFMSGIAQALLLLALYGSLFLMRADANPGYNYFIHHSLPIFIYGMFVVSLLSGKGFLAKFFCIPLVRRIGRASFYPYLIHLPIITFAWGICNLNRPKNTILLLIFVYTVSTLYMEFKVWRRKKAIRT
- a CDS encoding hybrid sensor histidine kinase/response regulator, whose amino-acid sequence is MDCLESSDLTHAILSSAGLGLWTIELDDGKPPRLYADKAFLQTLGLPEETLPEDLYNLWCNNIDLSYYEAFAESIEQMTRGEMSELEYAWNHETRGIIYLRSHGGRNKEYTRGVRLEGCSEDVTDQIEFKMHLRELAQYSDIANTLGDGFDNIYYVDTNDNSFIEFNAQGVVKNLDVKTCNNFFQGFEQALEKVVYRDDWDAVKDFVNKEKLLSGLEKDRAVSVAFRFFTDNRLVYYRLKAAKTPDSDSHIVVTLENVDEEETAKAERKAIAVRDMAVISGLSDDFGCVVYVDYDTLSEAHYRFDPVFEKFVPGWSKIDNFGKRLELLVNTVVHPSDREAFCAATEPAKVLEMVEREHMYFVNFRLQIDGEDIYYQIKFVKDENSKNHVIAGFHSVDAETKREMASLEKAELANKAKSAFLFNMSHDIRTPLNAMIGFTDMAVKNIDDKAKALDCLSKSKLSSEHLLSLINDVLDMSRIESGKVELDLNPVNLDENGDDIVPMLTSLAEKKNVRFEFVRHDVKNRYVYVDFLRMNQVVINVVSNAVKYTPSGGSVLVDISEIPSDREGYGMYQFIIQDTGIGMSPEYLQHLFDEFSRERTSTVSKQQGTGLGLAITKRIVDMMEGSINVESKVGEGSKFTICIPLRIQENPEAVEQVRFVHSEREIISFEGFRVLVVEDNELNLEISRDVLESAGIVVDSAEDGSVAVERLKEVGADYYDCILMDIQMPVMDGFEATRIIRKMFPDKRIPIIALSANAFDEDRSKSVDAGMDGHLAKPIVIAQLEDALKKFLRK
- a CDS encoding Hpt domain-containing protein, which produces MTLSEFYSSIDESLDEVLERLRMESRVVKYLKLFLSDPSLTELKNAFASNDSQTAFRAAHTLKGVAANLGLNKLSTSSSELTEDLRPGAFTANSPALLEKVELDYKAAVEGIKQLDG
- a CDS encoding HD-GYP domain-containing protein: MDEKRPLILIVDDVAMNRALLSDILGNKYDIIEAQNGNEALLLLREKTSEISLVLLDMVMPEKDGIEVLTIMNKNGWINEIPVIMISAETAHSLVEGAYMLGVTDFIGRPFDEMVLKNRVNNTIRLYKKQKSLSDLVLNQIYEKTRNNSMMVTMLSHIVEFRNGESGMHVLHINTITEMLLRELLRRCKRYNITKYNINKNDIGVICTASSMHDIGKITIPDEILNKPGKLTKEEFEIMKEHTINCAQMLNAVPVGKDEPLMKYAYEICRWHHERWDGNGYPDGLKGDEIPITAQIVSIADVYDALTSERCYKKAFTHEKALEMIHNNECGVFNPLLIECFDAIADKLVISLQAFDWSKQADKDFFYIADAMMNHSKHPIYNQVFRQFIDERKKSHFFESMLNGILFEYSYTPGVMKLSSKASQKLGLPRTIIDDYRPNDKEQSKAAIENLEKIKKILRRHTAPKEKPTLIKQAFNIDGKSTPCNVKVLQIWTKGQNEVPVLTSMYGHIDVLQ